A genomic segment from Nasonia vitripennis strain AsymCx chromosome 3 unlocalized genomic scaffold, Nvit_psr_1.1 chr3_random0010, whole genome shotgun sequence encodes:
- the LOC116416869 gene encoding uncharacterized protein LOC116416869 has protein sequence MGLPVSKDDLIDAVETYVSSSTKKPNPFIANRPGRHWYEGFKRRHPDLTIRTPQHLSHKRADVTQEDLQDWFEEQKNYLSCKNLLDISPTRVFNCDETNVALCPKSNKILTKKGSLTAYKITDDIKLGITVLFMYSASGKRAPPAILFPYKEKLPRNIIAKIPTGWGVGISDNGWMTSELFYEYMTNVFYPWLLQEEIEFPVVLYLDNHSSHLTMPLVKFYREKKIEIIGLYPNSTHIMQPLDIAFFHPFKEVWKKTVTRWKTEKNMKELKKEDVGTVLKQTLESMQEEDIIKNGFRTTGLVPFNPNAVDYDILNKKKEKSKQPVSASHGESIDLHLQKFQDNLSEVSPGLLHRLEKDLPTGSWTGNLENKALFEYWYRLRSSKTDSCNLKKKTYDQE, from the exons ATGGGCTTGCCCGTGTCAAAAGATGACTTGATAGATGCAGTTGAAACGTATGTGTCATCATCCACAAAGAAACCCAATCCTTTTATTGCCAATCGTCCGGGCAGGCATTGGTATGAAGGTTTTAAGAGGCGACATCCTGATTTGACCATCAGAACTCCACAACATCTAAGCCACAAGAGAGCTGACGTCACCCAAGAAGATCTACAAGATTGGTTTGAAGAGCAGAAAAACTATTTAAGCTGTAAAAACTTGCTAGATATCAGCCCTACTCGTGTTTTCAACTGCGATGAAACCAACGTAGCCCTTTGTccaaaatctaataaaattttgacGAAGAAAGGAAGTCTGACAGCGTACAAGATAACAGATGATATAAAACTAGGTATCACAGTATTATTTATGTACAGTGCATCAGGGAAACGAGCTCCTCCAGCCATCTTGTTTCCGTATAAAGAAAAGCTACCAAGAAATATAATAGCTAAAATTCCAACTGGCTGGGGTGTTGGAATTTCAGATAATGGTTGGATGACCTCAGAGTTATTCTACGAGTACATGACAAATGTATTCTATCCCTGGTTATTGCAAGAAGAAATCGAATTCCCTGTTGTGCTGTACCTGGATAACCACTCGTCTCACCTTACAATGCCATTGGTAAAATTTTatagagagaagaaaatagaAATTATTGGCTTGTACCCGAACTCTACTCATATCATGCAGCCACTTGACATCGCCTTCTTTCATCCCTTTAAAGAGGTTTGGAAGAAAACTGTAACTAGATGGAAAACGGAGAAGAATATGAAAGAGTTAAAAAAGGAAGATGTAGGTACAGTTTTAAAACAAACGCTCGAGTCAATGCAAGAAGAAGACATCATAAAGAATGGCTTTAGAACAACAGGCTTGGTACCGTTCAATCCCAATGCAGTGGATTACGATATCCTTaacaagaaaaaagaaaaatcaaaacaacCAGTCTCTGCCAGTCATGGAGAATCCATAGATTTACACCTACAAAAGTTTCAAGATAACCTGAGTGAAGTATCACCTGGTTTATTACATAGATTGGAAAAAGATTTACCTACTGGCTCGTGGACAGGAAATTTGGAGAACAAAGCTTTGTTTGAGTATTGGTATCGGTTGAGGTCTTCGAAAACTG ATTcgtgtaatttaaaaaaaaaaacctacgATCAAGAGTGA